A DNA window from Halichondria panicea chromosome 16, odHalPani1.1, whole genome shotgun sequence contains the following coding sequences:
- the LOC135350129 gene encoding uncharacterized protein LOC135350129 translates to MTKISVMSSLVLVLAVLAGLCLSTAKAQTINPCDGSVDAQPFIYNISDLHETICPNPPIPGYQDVLLCTPAPAPASGYVVTAPEQGVPRPEICLMMNPTSCVTVIEGESVGILIQLSNFSMTERLEIEILVDLNVFFGIGSRPLHIVSGKNLSIPGSLVIAERVTGVFLLTKVCEILVDGTIINSEFTTNPGRSDCLKAAVGSLNIDSGVAQSITLIPPRASSEQRIATLFLISNFETCSPTVKKLSNVFTVNITINQTTTLGTTSPPTGPLPPQGTESGVIIGGVVGAIGFLLLIAIVVVAIISYVVYRLKNPPRIDCENHTDGPTDGPTKYAVSKELRISGNYNTGHFTRDSGVGYSPFAPRTPADDCTVIVAWDYNDPWYLILKEKLGTNFQSSVKELVLTEDLKEFESHFNEKLFLPEVRHLLLIENVDEANHHSFYSSCLEKFIGSIESGACDELSKVWYIRLGSPEEFDTHTAIHRLGITQSKASTTGEECAHAIHEQIYSYDSLHLSSGPHDEKTSSFPEKVLEYLEDIKSNSAVSVHNTQTLQSTVGVLAENVQKVKSNTEETNETTKRTLTLVENSAEQQERETLVMPDDAEEPNTES, encoded by the exons ATGACTAAAATTTCTGTGATGTCGTCGTTGGTACTGGTGCTAGCAGTACTAGCTGGACTGTGCCTTTCAACTGCTAAAGCTCAGACAATAAACCCATGTGATGGAAGTGTGGATGCACAACCATTCATATATA atatctCGGATTTACATGAAACCATCTGTCCTAATCCTCCTATTCCTGGGTATCAAGATGTTCTGCTGTGCACCCCAGCCCCAGCGCCAGCATCAGGGTACGTGGTCACTGCTCCCGAACAAGGTGTTCCACGTCCGGAAATCTGTCTGATGATGAATCCCACCTCCTGTGTTACAGTTATAGAGGGAGAGTCTGTTGGAATTCTGATTCAACTGAGCAATTTTTCAATGACCGAACGACTTGAGATTGAGATTTTAGTAGATTTGAATGTTTTCTTCG GTATTGGTAGCCGTCCCCTTCATATTGTTTCTGGTAAAAATTTGTCGATACCTGGGAGTTTAGTAATTGCAGAAAGAGTTACTGGCGTGTTTCTGTTAACGAAAGTGTGTGAAATTCTGGTCGATGGCACAATTATCAATAGTGAATTCACCACTAATCCAGGCAGAAGTGATTGTTTAAAGGCGGCAGTTGGCTCGCTAAATATTGACTCCGGTGTTGCACAATCGATTACACTCATACCACCCCGGGCATCTTCTGAGCAGAGAATAGCCACCTTATTCCTCATCTCCAATTTTGAAACTTGTTCTCCAACTGTAAAGAAGTTGTCCAATGTATTCACTGTTAACA TTACGATCAACCAAACAACAACTCTTG GTACCACTTCACCACCTACAGGGCCTCTACCACCACAGGGTACAGAGTCAGGTG TGATCATTGGCGGTGTTGTTGGTGCTATTGGTTTTTTGCTGTTGATAGCAATTGTTGTAGTGGCAATAATCTCCTATGTGGTGTATAGACTAAAAAATCCTCCAAGAATCGATTGTGAAAATCATACAGATGGTCCTACAGATGGTCCTACGAAGTATGCTGTATCTAAAG AATTGAGAATTTCTGGTAATTACAACACTG GCCATTTCACTAGAGACAGTGGGGTTGGATATTCGCCTTTTGCTCCCCGCACCCCGGCTGACGACT gCACAGTCATTGTTGCTTGGGACTACAATGACCCTTGGTACTTAATATTGAAAGAAAAACTTGGAACGAACTTTCAATCGAGTGTGAAGGAGCTAGTATTGACTGAGGACTTAAAAGAGTTTGAGAGTCATTTTAATGAAAAGCTGTTCTTGCCTGAAGTCCGGCATCTGCTTCTTATTGAGAATGTAGACGAAGCAAACCATCATTCGTTTTATTCAAGCTGTCTTGAAAAGTTCATTGGAAGTATTGAGTCTGGAGCGTGTGATGAACTGTCCAAAGTGTGGTATATACGACTCGGTTCTCCTGAGGAGTTTGATACACACACTGCTATCCATAGACTTGGCATCACTCAATCTAAAGCTAGCACGACAGGTGAAGAGTGTGCCCATGCAATACACGAGCAAATTTATAGCTATGATTCCCTACACTTGAGTAGTGGTCCTCACGACGAGAAAACATCATCATTTCCTGAGAAGGTGTTGGAATACCTTGAAGATATCAAATCCAATAGTGCAGTATCTGTTCACAACACACAAACTCTCCAAAGCACTGTGGGTGTATTAGCAGAAAATGTACAAAAGGTCAAATCAAATACAGAAGAGACTAACGAGACAACTAAAAGAACACTCACTTTAGTGGAAAATAGTG CTGAACAACAAGAAAGAGAGACTCTTGTCATGCCAGATGATGCTGAAGAACCTAATACAGAGTCATGA
- the LOC135350126 gene encoding uncharacterized protein LOC135350126 has protein sequence MAMSVMSLAVLAGLCLSIAEVSAQAIDPCNRTVPSQPFIYDILNSHETVCPHSGLLQDAVLCFSKSVGITSYFVTQPDRVVEIPKVCVLNMTTHCAGEFDGLLIKLSQFPMSGYLEISALLNVQFGNGSRPLQIESGKNVSISGSLILLPMIFGNLESTVVCEILDNGTNVTSELTTMRGNSIDCLGVAPRSLNINLGVPQSLTLSSPASSQERTATLFLTNTNTSCSSTAERLSNVFTVVINSTGTPIDPTSPPSIDPAIIGGSVGVVLLLIVGIVVILVVVHWWRKNSTGTRTADVAGRDRNALELLALSPVSSKDGNEIDSGVGWSSPGPSTPVKFIVAWKLAGPWYTELKSALGTAFDSKLTELVLTDDSDRFVHDAHAKLEAPNVKHLFLIQNMDESDRPSSCREVIKYFESRPCDVFSKVWDIRLGAPEEFMIPKDMLKENACRIHKLGISPSNASSSGEDCAKEIYKQISYFDLKHPSTIVDEERLVKTCSDTPSAWVDSPTKVDLENTWPLPRKVMTTPEEIRARKMMATLEEIRANTEHVRHTTDATAEDLQDIGSNVRKIDAKTNTIADTTDRTQRMIEETATKQEEATIVDLDNPEETPELTNEPTES, from the exons ATGGCAATGTCTGTGATGTCGTTGGCAGTACTGGCTGGATTGTGTCTTTCAATTGCTGAAGTCTCTGCTCAGGCCATAGACCCATGCAATAGAACCGTTCCTTCACAACCCTTCATATACG atatctTGAACTCACATGAAACCGTCTGTCCTCATTCTGGGTTGCTTCAAGATGCAGTGTTGTGCTTCTCGAAATCAGTTGGGATAACATCATACTTTGTCACTCAACCCGATAGAGTAGTTGAAATCCCTAAAGTCTGTGTTCTTAATATGACGACCCACTGTGCTGGGGAGTTTGATGGACTTTTGATTAAACTAAGCCAGTTTCCCATGTCAGGATATCTTGAAATTTCAGCACTATTGAATGTTCAATTTG GTAATGGCAGCCGCCCCCTTCAAATTGAGTCTGGTAAAAATGTGTCGATATCTGGGAGTTTAATACTCTTACCTATGATTTTTGGCAATCTTGAGTCAACAGTTGTTTGCGAAATTCTGGACAATGGCACAAATGTTACTAGTGAACTCACCACAATGCGCGGCAATAGCATTGATTGCTTGGGGGTAGCACCTCGCTCGCTAAATATTAACTTGGGTGTTCCGCAATCTCTTACGCTCTCATCCCCGGCATCTTCCCAGGAGAGAACAGCCACCTTGTTCCTCACCAATACCAATACATCTTGTTCTTCAACTGCAGAAAGATTGTCCAATGTCTTCACTG TTGTGATCAATTCAACGG GGACTCCTATAGATCCGACGTCACCACCGAGTATAGACCCAG CAATCATCGGTGGCAGTGTTGGTGTGGTTCTGCTGCTAATTGTAGGGATAGTGGTTATCCTTGTAGTGGTACATTGGTGGAGAAAGAACAGCACAGGGACAAGGACTGCTGATGTGGCTGGTAGAGATCGCAATGCTTTAGAATTGCTGGCTCTTTCTCCTGTATCCAGCAAGG ATGGTAACGAGATTGACAGTGGTGTTGGATGGTCGTCGCCTGGTCCCTCCACCCCAGTCAAAT TCATTGTTGCGTGGAAGCTCGCTGGTCCTTGGTACACAGAATTAAAGAGTGCACTTGGAACAGCCTTTGACTCGAAGCTGACAGAGCTAGTTTTGACTGATGACTCTGATCGATTTGTGCATGATGCACATGCTAAGTTGGAGGCACCTAACGTCAAACATCTGTTTCTCATACAAAACATGGACGAATCAGATCGTCCAAGCTCTTGTAGAGAGGTCATTAAGTACTTTGAATCTAGACCGTGTGATGTTTTCTCTAAAGTGTGGGATATACGACTAGGTGCTCCTGAGGAGTTTATGATACCCAAGGACATGCTCAAGGAAAATGCTTGTCGTATTCACAAGCTTGGTATCTCCCCATCTAATGCTAGCTCCTCAGGTGAAGATTGTGCCAAAGAAATATACAAACAAATTTCTTATTTTGATCTCAAACACCCGAGTACCATTGTTGATGAAGAACGTCTTGTAAAAACATGTAGTGATACTCCTTCTGCCTGGGTTGATTCGCCAACAAAGGTTGATCTAGAGAATACATGGCCTCTGCCAAGGAAAGTGATGACAACTCCAGAAGAAATCAGAGCAAGGAAAATGATGGCAACTCTTGAAGAAATCAGAGCAAACACCGAACACGTGCGACACACTACAGATGCGACGGCAGAAGATTTACAAGATATCGGGTCAAATGTGCGTAAGATAGATGCGAAAACTAACACAATTGCTGATACAACTGACAGAACACAACGCATGATAGAAGAGACTG CCACAAAACAAGAAGAGGCCACTATTGTAGACCTTGACAACCCAGAAGAAACTCCCGAACTTACAAACGAACCTACAGAGTCATGA
- the LOC135350159 gene encoding coiled-coil domain-containing protein 181-like: MSVHNTIKMDMDTCTSSTHQEETKQEDGILIEKDGIFQLMSMSDMQADRDQVPAEGGGAGTEQQKDTSSENVNTESTNKEISPSMEDLKQPEIDSKMDVKCESTIKFEESQSPPQNTTNTQTTTSDSKHKPLTIRTKSAPEFRLEAQSKEDDSLKRERNEAAFRAWLTKKNRELIEQKQNQLSKTKLSEEELTEKQKRNEVAYQAWLECKKQEYLEQRAKGNSIRPVTSIKKDEEGRRRAAFENWLSRKQEEKQKEIDNQQRIRQQEEVAARKADPTIVTEAYKSWLHRKRVQARDEALRKELYRKKYYRQSRLLKRSTTQRFEGF, translated from the exons ATGAGTGTGCACAATACAATAAAAATGGATATGGATACATGTACCAGTAGTACTCATCAAGAAGAAACAAAGCAAGAAGATGGAATTTTGATAGAGAAAGATGGGATATTTCAGCTGATGAGTATGTCTGACATGCAAGCTGACAGAGATCAAGTGCCTGctgaagggggtggggctggtacaGAGCAACAGAAGGACACCTCCTCTGAAAATGTAAATACAGAATCAACTAATAAAGAAATTTCCCCGAGTATGGAGGATCTAAAACAACCTGAAATTGATAGTAAAATGGATGTTAAATGTGAAAGTACAATTAAATTCGAGGAATCTCAATCACCCCCTCAGAACACCACCAACACACAAACTACTACTAGTGACTCTAAACATAAACCCCTAACCATTAGAACTAAATCAGCCCCTGAATTCAGACTAGAGGCTCAGTCCAAAGAAGACGACTCACTGAAAAGAGAGAGAAACGAGGCAGCATTCAGAGCCTGGTTGACCAAAAAGAACAGAGAACTAATCGAGCAGAAACAAAATCAACTATCCAAAACGAAACTATCAGAGGAAGAACTGACAGAAAAGCAAAAGAGGAATGAGGTGGCCTATCAGGCGTGGCTAGAGTGTAAGAAACAAGAATATCTGGAACAGAGGGCTAAGGGGAATTCTATACGACCTGTCACCTCTATCAAGAAAGACGAAGAGGGAAGAAGAAGAGCTGCTTTCGAGAACTGGCTCTCTAGGAAGCAGGAGGAAAAACAGAAGGAGATTGATAACCAACAGAGGATCAGACAACAAGAGGAGGTGGCTGCTAGGAAGGCAGACCCTACCATTGTAACAGAAGCTTATAAAAG TTGGCTCCATCGTAAAAGAGTTCAGGCTAGAGATGAGGCTCTAAGGAAAGAACTATATCGAAAGAAATACTATAGACAATCCAGACTGCTCAAACGATCAACCACCCAAAG GTTTGAGGGATTCTAA
- the LOC135350151 gene encoding uncharacterized protein LOC135350151: MKVSATLLLTACIFASAASDYIPVIVERSGTEDVEKFSTVVHFYLDLMNNGGNNVNVTVSPKQCCLIIEAGDIDCKIIELRPPVILRLGPRIDQFVGNNSGRALFMFRNLYSRYRKGNCSFEITAGKDIGFVYTLEYNTAPTINDIDTPSCTGIDQDADRACSPADCAIKYKGRRNFYRNATGKCEAVVQCDTRGQDDIEIIAYYDWESNICHRLDFEDNTFSEVESDTEIPVEIDPSQSMYFPNLQSQRLKNIIDGEEKEIQCNHGVQNGIYCECDEGYMSSGIHEDDPLIFHWCDTEMVDRSGIVGEPVKLSKPVEIIVIITLSLLNICLLLFWFYLAYQLFLKEKCQRACSDHKEPSYTLLEQN, from the exons ATGAAAGTGTCAGCAACATTACTtttgactgcatgcattttTGCAAGTGCAGCTTCTGATTATATCCCAGTGATTGTAGAG AGGTCTGGAACAGAAGATGTCGAGAAATTTTCAACTGTTGTGCATTTTT ACCTTGATCTGATGAACAATGGTGGTAACAATGTGAATGTAACAGTTTCACCAAAACAATGCTGCCTCATTATTGAAGCAGGAGATATTGATTGTAAG ATAATAGAGTTGCGGCCTCCAGTCATTCTCCGCCTCGGGCCAAGGATTGATCAGTTTGTGGGTAATAACAGTGGGAGAGCATTGTTTATGTTCAGGAATTTG TACTCAAGGTACAGAAAAGGAAACTGCAGCTTCGAAATTACAGCAGGAAAAGATATCGGCTTTGTGTATACTTTGGAATACAACACAGCACCAACAATAAACG ATATTGATACTCCAAGTTGCACGGGAATTGATCAG GACGCAGATAGAGCTTGCTCTCCAGCAGACTGTGCCATCAAGTACAAAGGTCGCAGGAACTTCTATCGCAATGCAACTGGCAAATGTGAGGCAGTAGTTCAGTGTGACACCCGGGGACAAGACGACATCGAAATCATAGCG TACTATGACTGGGAGAGCAACATCTGTCATAGATTGGACTTTGAAGACAATACCTTCTCTGAAGTTGAATCAGACACAGAGATACCAGTAGAGATTGACCCGTCGCAGTCCATGTACTTTCCCAACTTACAGTCGCAACGTCTCAAGAACATT ATTGATGGTGAGGAGAAGGAGATACAATGCAACCATGGCGTGCAGAATGGCATCTACTGTGAATGTGATGAGGGATATATGTCTAGTGGCATCCATGAGGACGACCCACTTATATTTCACTGGTGTGATACGGAAATGGTGGATCGAAGTGGGATTGTTGGCGAACCAGTAAAGCTGTCAAAGCCAGTGGAAATTATCGTTATCATA ACACTGTCACTATTGAATATTTGCCTCCTTCTATTTTGGTTCTACCTTGCCTACCAACTGTTCCTGAAGGAGAAGTGTCAACGTGCTTGTTCTGATCATAAGGAACCATCATACACTCTACTGGAACAAAACTAA
- the LOC135350154 gene encoding protein FAM76A-like — MASNSDKSQMLFACTKCHRRCKFEDLSANQQLCKSCRKQFPLVTCTYCRLEFHPVKSSTDGDSRPACEHCAREFKEHGTPSFCSICNLQSAFTGKKCSRCSRSEKKYGNPIPCEDCKLKCAFAKPEDVKQKVDGKSLCLLCTINFKKAQFKRKSIAEQKGTSNSTSSHSSATGTKHNRVKSKHSIRHKDKDKDGESSFKKIKLDRFSSTQTAPVTSHHLSILGSHSPSMDTVLSSNHMLETEKLQNEISSLKKQLAQKEQTVLEKDKQICQLRAEVGEKDREVRIKLQDKQKSHTETIETLQTEIRGLRKQLSQSTQKKSSSSTAVSSQNSIIASLTSSLSATPVNSSS, encoded by the exons ATGGCCAGCAACAGTGATAAGAGTCAAATGTTGTTTGCCTGTACGAAATGCCATCGACGCTGTAAGTTCGAAGATCTCTCAGCCAACCAGCAACTCTGTAAA AGCTGTAGGAAGCAGTTTCCCTTGGTTACTTGTACGTACTGCAGACTAGAGTTCCATCCAGTCAA AAGTTCTACTGACGGTGACAGTCGGCCAGCATGTGAGCACTGTGCTAGGGAATTCAAGGAACATGGAACG CCTTCGTTTTGCTCAATTTGCAATCTACAATCAGCATTCACTGGGAAGAAGTGTTCACG ATGCTCTCGCTCTGAAAAGAAATACGGTAACCCCATTCCCTGTGAAGATTGCAAACTGAAGTGTGCGTTTGCCAAGCCAGAAGATGTTAAACAAAAG GTTGATGGGAAATCTCTCTGTCTACTCTGTACCATAAACTTTAAGAAGGCTCAGTTTAAGAGAAAGTCTATTGCAGAACAAAAGGGTACCTCCAACTCCACCTCGTCCCACTCCTCGGCCACTGGTACTAAGCACAATAGAGTGAAGTCCAAGCACTCCATCAGACACAAGGACAAGGATAAAGACGGAGA GTCATCTTTCAAGAAGATTAAACTGGACAGATTTAGCTCCACACAGACAGCTCCTGTAACCTCTCATCACCTATCTATACTCGGAAG TCATTCTCCGTCAATGGACACGGTTCTCTCTTCCAATCACATGCTCGAAACTGAAAAGCTTCAAAACGAG ATATCTAGCCTGAAAAAGCAACTGGCACAGAAAGAACAGACTGTTCTCGAAAAGGATAAACAG ATTTGTCAGTTGAGAGCTGAAGTGGGAGAGAAAGACAGAGAAGTACGGATAAAGCTGCAGGACAAGCAAAAATCGCACACAGAAACTATCGAAACACTTCAA ACTGAAATCAGAGGTCTCAGAAAACAACTATCCCAGTCTACCCAAAAGAAAAGTAGCAGCTCAACGGCTGTCTCCTCCCAGAATAGTATCATTGCATCACTAACTAGCAGTCTGTCTGCCACACCAGTGAACTCTAGCTCTTGA
- the LOC135350183 gene encoding dynein light chain Tctex-type 1-like: MDDLQGSEETTFIVDEVKGVIQESVENVLGASAYQNNKVNQWTSSIVEHCLNQLTKLGKPFKYIVTSVIMQKNGAGLHTASSCYWDNSTDGSCTIRWENKSMYCIVTVFGLAI, encoded by the exons ATGGACGACCTGCAAGGATCAGAAGAG ACCACCTTTATTGTGGACGAAGTAAAGGGTGTCATCCAAGAG TCTGTGGAGAATGTGCTGGGAGCTTCAGCCTATCAGAACAACAAGGTTAACCAGTGGACATCCAGTATTGTGGAACATTGCCTCAACCAGCTCACCAAGCTGGGAAAACCGTTCAAGTATATTG TAACTAGTGTGATCATGCAAAAGAATGGAGCAGGACTGCACACGGCTAGCTCCTGTTACTGGGACAACTCCACAGACG GAAGCTGTACCATAAGATGGGAGAACAAGTCTATGTACTGCATTGTGACTGTCTTTGGACTGGCCATTTAG